A window from Cryptomeria japonica chromosome 1, Sugi_1.0, whole genome shotgun sequence encodes these proteins:
- the LOC131857048 gene encoding chaperone protein dnaJ 20, chloroplastic-like has protein sequence MAVFVAITANLSSHSNAFKSCAHSFNNFPSVKQSNCTYPVRRKGLNSMMRTRAIRDDSSSSWFYPTMTLYDVLCVPQSAELSEVKKAYREKVRIYHPDVCPPDEREISCKMFILVQEAYETLSDQMLRADYDLSLLFDPQLLFSQKRNVKQQKWADQIENLRVKSRSSERNSWGAKQRRSTEEMAAR, from the coding sequence ATGGCTGTATTCGTTGCTATTACTGCTAACTTATCATCCCATTCTAATGCTTTCAAGTCTTGTGCTCACTCATTCAATAATTTTCCCTCTGTAAAACAATCCAATTGTACTTATCCAGTAAGGAGGAAAGGGCTGAACAGTATGATGAGGACTAGAGCTATAAGAgatgattcttcttcttcttggttttATCCCACTATGACTTTGTACGATGTGTTGTGTGTTCCACAGAGCGCTGAATTGAGTGAAGTGAAGAAAGCATACAGGGAGAAGGTCAGAATTTACCACCCTGATGTCTGTCCACCTGATGAGAGAGAAATATCCTGCAAAATGTTTATTTTAGTGCAGGAAGCTTACGAGACACTTTCTGACCAGATGCTAAGGGCTGATTATGATTTGAGTCTTCTCTTCGATCCCCAACTGCTGTTTTCGCAGAAGAGAAATGTGAAGCAGCAGAAATGGGCAGATCAGATTGAAAATCTTAGAGTGAAGTCGAGGAGTAGTGAGAGGAATTCATGGGGGGCCAAACAGCGGCGCTCCACAGAAGAAATGGCGGCGCGTTGA